A stretch of Anoplopoma fimbria isolate UVic2021 breed Golden Eagle Sablefish chromosome 4, Afim_UVic_2022, whole genome shotgun sequence DNA encodes these proteins:
- the LOC129090584 gene encoding alcohol dehydrogenase class-3: METAGKVIKCKAAVAWAPGKPLSIEEVEVAPPNTHEVRIKLFATGVCHTDAYTLSGSDPEGLFPVILGHEGAGTVESVGEGVTKFKPGDTVVPLYVPQCGECKFCKNPKTNLCQKIRETQGQGLLPDKTSRFTCKGKQVFHFMGTSTFSEYTVVADISLAKVNEKAPLDKVCLLGCGISTGYGAALNTAKVEPGSTCAVFGLGAVGLAVIMGCKVAGATRIIGVDINAAKFEKAKEFGATESVNPKDHSKPIQEVLVEMTDGGVDYSFECIGNVQIMRAALEACHKGWGESIIIGVAGAGQEISTRPFQLVTGRVWKGTAFGGWKSVESVPKLVEEYMNKKLKVDEFVTHTLPFEKINEGFDLMHAGKSIRTVLTF, from the exons GTCATCAAGTGCAAGGCCGCTGTTGCCTGGGCACCAGGGAAGCCTCTTTCCattgaggaggtggaggtcgcGCCACCCAATACCCATGAAGTTCGCATCAAG CTCTTCGCCACAGGGGTGTGTCACACAGATGCCTACACTCTGAGTGGCAGCGACCCCGAGGGGCTTTTCCCCGTCATCTTGGGCCATGAGGGAGCTGGAACAGTTGAGAGCGTTGGTGAGGGTGTCACCAAATTCAAGCCAG GCGATACCGTCGTCCCGTTGTATGTGCCGCAGTGTGGGGAATGCAAATTCTGCAAAAATCCCAAGACCAACCTTTGCCAGAAAATTAG AGAAACCCAGGGCCAGGGCCTGCTCCCCGACAAGACCTCACGCTTCACTTGCAAGGGAAAGCAAGTGTTTCACTTCATGGGGACCAGCACCTTCTCGGAGTACACCGTGGTGGCCGACATCTCTCTGGCCAAGGTGAACGAGAAGGCTCCTCTGGATAAAGTGTGCCTGCTCGGATGTGGCATTTCTACAGGGTACGGTGCTGCTCTGAACACTGCCAAG GTTGAGCCTGGTTCCACATGCGCTGTGTTTGGCCTCGGAGCTGTCGGCTTGGCTGTTATCATGGGCTGCAAGGTTGCTGGGGCAACCAGGATCATTGGTGTGGACATCAACGCCGCAAAGTTTGAGAAAGCGAAAGAGTTTGGAGCCACCGAGAGTGTGAACCCAAAGGACCACAGCAAGCCCATCCAGGAGGTTCTGGTGGAGATGACCGACGGGGGTGTGGACTATTCTTTTGAGTGCATTGGAAATGTGCAAATCATG aGAGCTGCTCTGGAGGCATGCCATAAAGGATGGGGGGAAAGTATCATCATCGGCGTAGCCGGAGCTGGACAGGAGATCTCGACCAGACCATTCCAGCTGGTGACAGGCCGAGTGTGGAAGGGCACAGCCTTCGGAG GATGGAAGAGTGTGGAGAGCGTTCCTAAGCTGGTGGAGGAGTACATGAATAAGAAGCTGAAGGTGGACGAGTTTGTTACTCACACCCTGCCCTTTGAGAAGATCAATGAGGGATTTGACCTCATGCATGCTGGAAAGAG TATCCGCACAGTGCTGACCTTCTGA